The following proteins are co-located in the Lentibacillus sp. JNUCC-1 genome:
- a CDS encoding DUF1806 family protein has protein sequence MQPIEINQVQKEIDKYVNEPIFLHMETSTGSYVRVQDPETLPACAYIRNGKIKFSEGKIVKNEAWFSVGLKLDDGWVYSEGLTDWEVLEEDKLLLAGHDKEGNLKIGLELSKTPFDCGE, from the coding sequence ATGCAACCGATTGAAATTAATCAAGTTCAAAAAGAAATTGATAAGTATGTAAATGAACCAATCTTCCTGCATATGGAAACGTCAACCGGTTCTTATGTAAGGGTCCAGGATCCAGAGACTTTGCCTGCGTGTGCATATATCAGAAATGGGAAAATAAAATTTTCAGAAGGGAAGATTGTAAAAAACGAAGCCTGGTTTTCAGTGGGGTTGAAGCTTGACGATGGATGGGTGTATTCAGAAGGACTAACAGATTGGGAGGTTTTAGAAGAAGACAAATTGCTGCTTGCAGGTCATGACAAAGAAGGGAATCTAAAGATTGGACTAGAGCTTAGCAAAACACCTTTTGATTGTGGTGAATGA
- a CDS encoding ROK family transcriptional regulator has protein sequence MRNDVNQTMMSTKKLNKRLILNCIRSHPLIYRSTISKKLNLSKPTVSALVDELIEEGWINELDKTEDHLKVGRKPIQLSFNEKAGFVVGVDIGGSGVEIALSDLNGTIYDQRVIDTQASLQVGLLHVIHDTVHLILKDARISAGEVLGMGIGVPGIVNVEEGIVIDAPSLDWINYPLKKEAETLFDWKVLIDNDVNVSVLGEQWLGRARNKSNVILLSIGTGIGCGILLNGNLYRGCKWGAGEVGYMITDKERAFNAYTKPFKGYGFLDSQLGGPALVEKMKFKLKQHPEHPFYGHEVITAKDIFTYAKKDDALALEVIDEFISDLSAAIINITSLLNPEIILLGGGISKSGDWFISKLKAKVKEYVPFEVNIEIAELDERIGVLGAITLFLKENESVIKI, from the coding sequence GGTCGCATCCGTTGATTTACAGGTCAACCATTTCAAAGAAGCTCAATTTGAGCAAGCCGACAGTATCTGCATTGGTTGATGAATTGATAGAGGAAGGCTGGATCAACGAGCTGGATAAAACTGAAGATCATTTGAAGGTTGGACGAAAACCCATTCAGCTGAGTTTTAACGAAAAGGCTGGGTTTGTCGTTGGTGTGGATATTGGCGGCTCGGGTGTTGAAATTGCTTTGAGTGATCTGAATGGTACCATTTACGACCAACGGGTGATTGATACACAAGCTTCATTACAAGTCGGGTTATTACACGTCATCCATGATACAGTTCATCTGATTCTCAAAGATGCACGAATTAGTGCTGGGGAAGTTTTGGGAATGGGGATCGGTGTACCGGGAATTGTGAATGTTGAAGAAGGAATCGTCATTGATGCACCTTCCTTGGATTGGATAAATTATCCGCTTAAAAAAGAGGCGGAGACTTTATTTGATTGGAAAGTGCTCATAGATAATGATGTAAATGTAAGCGTTTTAGGAGAACAATGGCTTGGTAGAGCCAGGAATAAAAGCAATGTGATTCTTCTGTCGATCGGAACTGGCATCGGGTGCGGGATTTTATTGAATGGGAATTTGTACAGAGGGTGTAAATGGGGGGCTGGAGAAGTTGGTTATATGATTACCGACAAAGAGAGAGCTTTCAACGCCTATACCAAACCTTTCAAAGGCTATGGGTTTTTGGATAGCCAGCTGGGAGGTCCTGCGCTGGTGGAAAAGATGAAATTTAAATTAAAACAGCATCCTGAGCATCCTTTTTACGGTCATGAGGTCATCACTGCCAAAGATATATTTACATATGCCAAAAAGGATGATGCGCTGGCACTGGAGGTTATCGATGAATTTATCTCTGATTTGAGTGCTGCGATTATTAACATTACGTCTTTGTTAAATCCTGAAATTATTCTGCTGGGAGGTGGCATTTCAAAGAGTGGCGACTGGTTTATCTCTAAGTTGAAAGCAAAAGTGAAGGAATATGTGCCTTTTGAAGTAAACATAGAGATTGCAGAGCTAGATGAACGTATTGGGGTATTAGGTGCGATAACCTTATTTCTTAAAGAAAATGAAAGCGTCATCAAAATTTAA